The segment TGTCAGTAGAAGCAAGTAAACGGGGCCCCGGCTTTTATCTTCCCGGATTCTCCGGCAAACCTCTATGCCATCCATTCCCGGCATCATCCAGTCCAGGATGGCAATTCTCGGATGAGAAGGGCTTTGTAAATGGCGCCACGCTTCCTCGCCATCGGTCGCCACCGTCACCTCGTACCCCCACTTGCTCAGGAGAATTTCCAGAAGGCGGCGGTTGACGGGCTCGTCGTCGGCAACCAGAACTTTCATCCGGTCACTCCGGTCTCGATCGTTTCGATTGCAGCCAGCACTCGCTGGATTTCCTGCTCCACAGAGAGAAAGGCCTCTGCTGCGCCTTCCATGTCTCCCTGTCGCCCCATCACTTCCAGCTTTAACACGGCTTGGACGGCAGCGTCAGCTCCAAAATTGCCTACGGATCCTTTCAGGGTGTGCGCCGCGCGTTCAACAGCCTGAGCGTCTCTTATTTCCACCGCAGACCGTAGCTTATCGAGAGTAGTGTGCGCCTCGTTCGCAAACATCCTGAGCAGATCGTGGAGAAGGTTAGAATCACCATCAGCAGCTGCAAGTCCGCGATGCCAGTCGATGATCCCCTGAAGCGCTGGTTTAGGCTGGCGCTCCTGAGCCACTGCTCCTGGTGGCAGCACAGTTTGTTCAATCACGGTGACAAGTTCGCGGCCCTGGATCGGTTTGGCAATATAACCGTCCATGCCTGCCTTAAGAAAGCGTGACCGGTCCCCCTTCATGGCATGGGCAGTCATGGCGACGATAGGCAGTCGATGTGATGTCCCCTTTTCCAGTTCACGGATGGCGGCCGTTGCCTCGACGCCGTCCATCTCCGGCATCTGGACATCCATCAACACGACATCAACACTATCGAGTCCAGACAATTGAAGGGCCTCCACGGCCTTGCGTCCGTTGGGTACGGAATTGACGTAATGGCCGGCCTTTTTTAGAAGACGCTCGGCCAACCGGCGATTGATCATGTCGTCTTCAACCAGGAGGATTCGTAATTTTCGCTGTTCCTGGCGCAGGGTATGGCGAGTGATTAGTTCTGCGTCCCTGGCATGTCTCCGGCCGGGTGACCGTGCCAGCATGATGGCCTGGAGAAGGTTACTCTCTTTGACGGGCTTGTGGAGATAAGCTGCGATTCCCAGTTTGCGGCATCGTGCGGCATCGCCCCGTTGACCGCCGGAAGTCAACATCATGATCGTGGCCGCGGATAGAGTGGGATCCTCTTTAATTTGCTCGGCGAGGGTAAACCCGTCCATAACCGGCATCGACGAATCAATCAGAACAAGAGGGAACGGTGTACCGGCCGCCTTCGCCTGTCTCATGGTTTCCAGGCCCGTCCATCCGCCGTCCGCCACCGCGGGTTTCATTCCCCAGTGGGACAGGAGCTCTTCGAGCAGGCGCCGGTTTGTGGCGTTATCATCGACTACAAGGGCTGGCAATCCCCGCAGGTTAACGCTTCCCGTCGGGGCAGCATCCTCCGCTTCGGAAGTTGCGGGGCGACAACGGATGGTAAAGTGGAAGTTGCTGCCTTTTCCTTCCGTGCTTTCCACCCAAAGCCGGCCTCCCAGCAGTCCGGTAAGCTGGAAGGAAATGGTGAGGCCCAGACCTGTACCACCGTATCGCCGCCTGGCGGAACTATCGGCCTGGGTGAAGGGGGCGAAAATCATCTCCTGCTTTTCGGGCGGGATGCCGATACCTGTGTCGGCCACAGTGAAATGGAGGACCATCTCGTGTTCGGCTTGCGATTCCATCACGACGTGCAATACCACCTCACCCGCATCGGTAAACTTGATGGCATTTCCGACCAAATTGACAACGATCTGGCGCAGACGGGTGGGGTCGGCGTAGATGCGGTAAGGTACATCGTGCGCGACGTGCAAGGCCATCTCCAGACCTTTTTCATGGGCGCGCAGGGAAAGTGTCTTGAGCGTATCTCCCAGGGAATCGCGCAACTCAAAATCGATCGGATTAACATCCAGACGTCCGGCCTCGATCTTTGAAAAATCCAGGATGTCGTTGATAACGGTGAGAAGTGTTTCTCCGGAGCTTTTC is part of the Acidobacteriota bacterium genome and harbors:
- a CDS encoding response regulator; the encoded protein is MAYDRVNAPTRHRVSGPRLLAVVAATALFLPAAPLSRACIKEPHPSRRRGLSFGPVPIGYSMALYETDVRLFQPALGSGFPYIRKISQWESNEWNSILGGAAILMLLSLLWTEILRQRIRNQNTLLQEWARREIALKNQYEELFENANDIIYTTDLEGNFTSINKEAERVTGYSRKEVLGANVSNYIPDEYDGVVRQMLKHKLREKAPATYSMEFVTRSGRRMPIEISSRLIYENGKPVGVQGIARDISERKRVELERRSAQEAAEAANRAKSEFLANMSHEIRTPLNGVLGMTELALNTRLNEEQREYLTLVKSSGETLLTVINDILDFSKIEAGRLDVNPIDFELRDSLGDTLKTLSLRAHEKGLEMALHVAHDVPYRIYADPTRLRQIVVNLVGNAIKFTDAGEVVLHVVMESQAEHEMVLHFTVADTGIGIPPEKQEMIFAPFTQADSSARRRYGGTGLGLTISFQLTGLLGGRLWVESTEGKGSNFHFTIRCRPATSEAEDAAPTGSVNLRGLPALVVDDNATNRRLLEELLSHWGMKPAVADGGWTGLETMRQAKAAGTPFPLVLIDSSMPVMDGFTLAEQIKEDPTLSAATIMMLTSGGQRGDAARCRKLGIAAYLHKPVKESNLLQAIMLARSPGRRHARDAELITRHTLRQEQRKLRILLVEDDMINRRLAERLLKKAGHYVNSVPNGRKAVEALQLSGLDSVDVVLMDVQMPEMDGVEATAAIRELEKGTSHRLPIVAMTAHAMKGDRSRFLKAGMDGYIAKPIQGRELVTVIEQTVLPPGAVAQERQPKPALQGIIDWHRGLAAADGDSNLLHDLLRMFANEAHTTLDKLRSAVEIRDAQAVERAAHTLKGSVGNFGADAAVQAVLKLEVMGRQGDMEGAAEAFLSVEQEIQRVLAAIETIETGVTG